The Bdellovibrionales bacterium genome segment GCCAACTTAGGCTTGATTTTAGCTCTATTATTCCTCGCCTGACTCGACTTCTTTCTCATGAATCAAAATTCTCTTCTCAGAAAAGTGGAACTCAATCTATCAAATGAAAAAACAGGACCGTCTTTGCAGATAAACTCTCCACCGTATTGACAATGACCGCAAAAACCCACCGCGCATTGCATGTTGCGCTCCATGGAAACGTAAATGTCTCTCTCTGCTATCCCGCGTCCTAAAAGGGGGTCCGCAATAAAGCGCATCATGATCTCAGGTCCGCAAACCATCACAAGGCTTTTCTTAGGGTCCAAATCTAAGTTCGGAATCAATTTTGTTACGGCCCCGACGTGACCCTTCCAACTCGGTCCGGCCGCGTCGACAGCCACGCTCAGTTCAACCCCGAGCTTTCGCCATTGACTGAACTCCTTTTTAAAAACCAAATCTTTAGGGGACCTCGCTCCATAGAGAACACTCAAACGACCATATCTGCTCTTGTTAGCCAGGTAAGCGTAAATAACAGGACGCAAAGGAGCCAGGCCGATTCCGCCTGCGATTAAAAATATATCCTTCTCTAGTGCCTTGTCCAGAGGCCATGGCACTCCAAAGGGTCCTCTGAGTCCAAGTTGGCTTTTCTCTGTCAATATTTTCATTCTTCTTGTCACGGTTCCTACTGCCCGAATGGTGTGAATATAGCGATCAGCCTTGGCGGAGTCTCCGCTGATAGAAATGGGAACCTCTCCCACTCCAAACTGGTAAAGCATATTGAACTGGCCTGGCGAAAACTCCATGCTTTGCTGAGAATCTTCGGGAACCAACTCGATCGTGAACACATCACTCGTCTCCTGAGTGCACTTAACAATGCGATAGGGAACTGGAAGGAGGGAATTTTTTGATTTCAATGGCCACCCTTTCCATAAATGTCAATGAGTTGCAAACGAGTTGCACTCAACCGACCCGCAATAACCAAAGCAATTTTCTTCATCAAAAGGTATCCAAGTTCGGGATTATTTTCTGCCTTTTTCCGCAAGCACCCGCCGTCAAATTCAATCAAATGGGCTTGCTCCAAAACTCTCACGTCAAATTTCCACTTAAAAGGCTCCACCAGCCACGACCACCCAATAATCTCACCTGCTCCAAGTGTTTCAACCAAGAGAGCTCCATGCCCCTGCATGTGTGTCTCTATAGCCACTCTCCCCTTTTTAAGAACATAAAAAGCCTGAGCCGCATCGCCCTCGTGAGCAAGATACTGATCGGCCTTAACGACTCGATTTTTTCCGCATCCACCAATGAGGTTTAGATATTCCTGAGGAAAATGACTGAAGAACACACAGTCATTCAATAGGTCCGAAATTTTTTTCATCATCAAACGCCCTTATCTCTTCTGTTAAATCTATACCCACCGGGCACCAACTAATGCAGCGGCCACATCCGACACATCCAGATTTTCCGTATTGATCAAACCAACTTGAGACTTTGTGAGTCAACCACTGACGATATCGAGATTTGCCGCTCTGCCTAACACTGCCGCCATGAATATAGCTATGATCAAGGCTAAAGCAAGAATCCCATTTTCTCCATCTCTCCGCGTGATCACCTTTTAAATCAGTCGTATCTTCAACTCTTGAACAAAAACAAGTGGGACAAACCAAAGTGCAGTTCGCACAGTTGAGGCATTTCTTAGAAATCTCATCCCAGCGAACACTATGAAAGGATCTGTCTAATAACTTTTTATCCTCGACTGGCTTCATCGATCGCACCTGCGCGTCCGCCACCATGGCGACCTGCTGACTTGAAATGAGTGACTCCTCGATAGAAGTCGGATACAAACATTTCATTCGACGCAGTTCTTCCATCAACTTCTCCCCTTCGGGAGAACCGGACTTCAGCAAAAATCGATGATTGTCGACTTCAGGAACCTCAACCAACAAGAGATCAAAACCCTCCGATATGCCTGGTCCGGTCTTCATCGATGCACAAAAACATGTTGGTGCGACAGACATACACTGAACTGCTATCAAAATCGTCGTCGCTCGTCTTTCTTGATATGGCCTATCAACGGCTGGTCCCTCCAAAAAAATCTGATCTTGGATTCGAATAGCGGCAAGCTCACAAGCCCTCACTCCCAAAAATGCACGACGTGAGCAAGTTATCTTCTCGGGAGTAAATAAGAGCTTCCCATCTTTGTTTTTATGAGATTTCCAAAGACGCTCTTTCGGAACAAACAAAAATTTCTTCCAACTGTCTGGACCAACAGTGAACCCAAAGTAAGCCCGGTCGTCCCGCTGAGCAAGGCGGTAAAAACCCCTTTCTTGTTTCTCCGTATAGCCTCGAGGTAAGTCTTCCACCTTTTTTAGAACATCGTAGACAATCGCTTGATCCCTCACTTGGGGGCCTACGACCTCAATCCCAGAATCTTGAAGCAACTGAATCAGCGTCGCTAATCCACCCTCACCCATCTGTTCCTCGAATTGAGGCAAGTTCAATTGAGTTTTCATGTTTTTTTCTTAAGACCCTCGCAGAAATTCCACCAATTTTTATGCAGAGTCTCTCTGTCATCGGGATGAGAGATTTCAATCAAGGCATTGGCTCGTTCTGAAAGCGTCTTTCCGTAGAGATCCACCATGCCATATTCTGTAACAATGAAATGAACCAAGGCCCTAGGAGTCACAACACCTGCCCCGACATTGAGATTCGCCACGATCCGAGGCGCCCCATTCTTCGCGCGACTGGTTAGAGCGATGATCGGCTTCCCCCCTTCAGAGAGAGACGCTCCCAAAATAAAATCCAACTGGCCTCCCGATCCAGATATCATCCGACCTCCAATTGAATCGG includes the following:
- a CDS encoding FAD/NAD(P)-binding protein, whose protein sequence is MKSKNSLLPVPYRIVKCTQETSDVFTIELVPEDSQQSMEFSPGQFNMLYQFGVGEVPISISGDSAKADRYIHTIRAVGTVTRRMKILTEKSQLGLRGPFGVPWPLDKALEKDIFLIAGGIGLAPLRPVIYAYLANKSRYGRLSVLYGARSPKDLVFKKEFSQWRKLGVELSVAVDAAGPSWKGHVGAVTKLIPNLDLDPKKSLVMVCGPEIMMRFIADPLLGRGIAERDIYVSMERNMQCAVGFCGHCQYGGEFICKDGPVFSFDRLSSTFLRREF
- a CDS encoding cyclic nucleotide-binding domain-containing protein, whose product is MMKKISDLLNDCVFFSHFPQEYLNLIGGCGKNRVVKADQYLAHEGDAAQAFYVLKKGRVAIETHMQGHGALLVETLGAGEIIGWSWLVEPFKWKFDVRVLEQAHLIEFDGGCLRKKAENNPELGYLLMKKIALVIAGRLSATRLQLIDIYGKGGH
- a CDS encoding 4Fe-4S dicluster domain-containing protein, with protein sequence MGEGGLATLIQLLQDSGIEVVGPQVRDQAIVYDVLKKVEDLPRGYTEKQERGFYRLAQRDDRAYFGFTVGPDSWKKFLFVPKERLWKSHKNKDGKLLFTPEKITCSRRAFLGVRACELAAIRIQDQIFLEGPAVDRPYQERRATTILIAVQCMSVAPTCFCASMKTGPGISEGFDLLLVEVPEVDNHRFLLKSGSPEGEKLMEELRRMKCLYPTSIEESLISSQQVAMVADAQVRSMKPVEDKKLLDRSFHSVRWDEISKKCLNCANCTLVCPTCFCSRVEDTTDLKGDHAERWRKWDSCFSLDHSYIHGGSVRQSGKSRYRQWLTHKVSSWFDQYGKSGCVGCGRCISWCPVGIDLTEEIRAFDDEKNFGPIE